The Borrelia hispanica CRI sequence TGGGGATATATCGATAATAATTCCAACAAAATCTGTGTAATTATTCTTATCAAAAGTAATATCATGACTTGCAAATTCATTATCTGTACTATTTATAGCTTTATAAAAGCGAATATCAGATGTTTCTTTGAAGTAGTGAATTACTCGTCCTGCAAGATTTTTAAGCCTGAGTCTTACATGCATTATACAACTCCTATTGCAAAAGGTTTTGTTTGCTCTAG is a genomic window containing:
- a CDS encoding DUF1506 family protein — its product is MHVRLRLKNLAGRVIHYFKETSDIRFYKAINSTDNEFASHDITFDKNNYTDFVGIIIDISP